From the Flavimarina sp. Hel_I_48 genome, one window contains:
- a CDS encoding TonB-dependent receptor, which produces MIRILIFVAFCILSFSSFSQNVVHGTITNAQNEPIPYASIILEGSTKGTMTNTDGTYEIKNLENANYTLVFSTVGYATISRKIKLYDNQNLEVSVQLQTVTEGLNQVVITSNRTRETLDEVPSSVSVVSAKQLQNLSQISTNSADLLQEVPGIGLSTNRTSSTGQTLRGRNMLVLIDGIPQSTPLRSGGRDVNTIDPSTIERIEIIKGATAIYGNGADGGIVNYITKKTNAAKRFESITNLGAEGSLSSIDHSIGARLVQTFSGNVNKFGYVVSGSFRQTGVFKDADGIVTSPYYGLGETNQYSFFSKLNYQFTDRQHIELMYNYYSSNQNSNYVAQDGEYLETPTIGILGNDLGVDQGNRYNHNIQLTYDFEKIFYQTDFRLNLYEQDFKTVYGFTSSLYDPSLKLDGGQSMITSTKKGARFNLNTSYEYGEVEGNILYGMDILNDKTAQGLVDGRPWVPQMDMKNFAPYAQLKTLYKELVFKAGIRFENINIDVPDFTTLVRYRNDSEVPTSGGIAVNGGKIKYDATTFNTGLRYNKWSFFKPFLSFSQSFSIADLGRTLRSATANTVSQINSEAVIANNYETGFNSRFGNTRISSAYFISTSDFGSTYSETENGAFEILRQPEKVYGFEVTVDAKFASNLNIGGSVSYTEGKLDTQDNGNYDTYMNGDRIPPIKTVAYLAYDWENVFNARISYIYSGNRNHFSANEDMDYLYGQGPVNSFNLVNLTANYTLSTSTSLGLGIENLLNTDYYNLISQWAARDSDYIKANGTRFNVSLTVKL; this is translated from the coding sequence ATGATTCGTATTCTAATTTTCGTGGCCTTCTGCATTTTAAGTTTTAGTAGCTTTTCCCAAAATGTTGTTCATGGTACAATAACTAATGCTCAAAACGAACCTATACCCTATGCATCAATTATCTTAGAAGGCTCTACTAAGGGAACCATGACGAATACTGATGGTACTTACGAAATTAAAAATCTGGAAAATGCCAACTATACTCTCGTATTTTCAACAGTGGGTTATGCAACAATATCACGGAAAATAAAATTATATGATAACCAAAATTTAGAAGTTTCGGTGCAATTACAAACAGTAACGGAAGGTTTGAACCAGGTTGTGATTACTTCTAATAGAACACGTGAAACGCTGGATGAAGTTCCCTCTTCAGTATCTGTGGTTTCTGCAAAACAGCTTCAAAACCTGTCTCAAATAAGTACTAATTCTGCAGATTTGTTACAGGAAGTTCCTGGTATAGGTCTTAGTACAAATCGCACCAGTAGTACGGGGCAAACGCTTCGAGGACGTAATATGCTCGTTCTTATAGACGGAATACCACAATCTACCCCACTGCGCAGTGGTGGTCGCGATGTAAATACGATAGACCCCAGTACCATAGAACGTATTGAGATCATCAAAGGTGCGACTGCGATTTATGGTAATGGCGCAGATGGCGGGATTGTAAATTATATAACAAAAAAAACAAATGCTGCAAAAAGGTTTGAAAGCATAACAAATCTTGGCGCAGAGGGATCCCTTTCCTCTATAGATCATAGCATTGGCGCCCGCCTCGTACAGACGTTTTCTGGAAATGTAAACAAGTTTGGTTACGTAGTTAGCGGCAGTTTTAGGCAAACGGGTGTCTTCAAAGATGCTGATGGAATAGTAACCTCACCGTATTATGGTCTGGGAGAGACGAACCAGTACAGTTTTTTTAGCAAACTGAACTATCAGTTCACAGACCGTCAGCATATCGAACTTATGTACAATTACTACAGTAGCAATCAAAATAGCAATTATGTTGCTCAGGATGGGGAATATCTTGAGACCCCCACCATCGGCATCTTAGGTAACGACCTGGGTGTTGATCAAGGAAACCGTTACAATCATAACATTCAGCTTACTTATGATTTTGAAAAAATATTCTATCAAACAGATTTCAGGCTTAATCTTTACGAGCAGGATTTTAAAACTGTCTATGGTTTCACCAGTAGTCTCTATGATCCTTCCCTAAAGCTAGATGGGGGACAGTCTATGATCACCTCAACAAAAAAAGGTGCGCGCTTCAATCTGAATACTTCTTATGAATATGGTGAAGTTGAAGGCAATATTTTATACGGAATGGATATTTTAAATGACAAAACAGCGCAGGGACTGGTTGATGGTCGCCCGTGGGTTCCCCAAATGGACATGAAGAATTTTGCGCCCTACGCCCAGTTAAAAACTTTGTATAAAGAACTTGTATTCAAAGCGGGAATCCGTTTTGAAAATATAAATATAGACGTCCCAGATTTCACTACACTTGTACGGTACAGGAATGATTCTGAAGTTCCTACAAGCGGTGGTATTGCGGTAAATGGCGGTAAAATAAAATATGATGCAACAACTTTTAATACTGGTCTACGGTACAATAAATGGTCCTTTTTCAAGCCTTTTTTAAGTTTTTCACAGAGTTTTTCTATTGCAGATCTTGGAAGGACCCTGCGTTCTGCAACAGCAAATACGGTGAGTCAAATAAATTCTGAAGCAGTAATTGCAAATAACTACGAAACTGGTTTTAATAGTAGGTTTGGCAATACGAGAATAAGCAGTGCTTACTTTATAAGTACATCAGATTTTGGCTCGACCTATAGCGAAACTGAAAATGGTGCTTTCGAAATTTTGCGCCAACCAGAGAAAGTCTATGGTTTTGAGGTTACGGTTGATGCAAAATTTGCTTCAAATCTTAATATTGGTGGCTCTGTATCTTACACTGAAGGAAAACTTGATACACAGGACAATGGTAATTACGATACGTATATGAACGGAGACCGAATCCCGCCCATCAAAACCGTAGCATATTTGGCTTATGACTGGGAAAATGTTTTCAATGCCCGTATTTCCTATATCTATTCAGGAAACCGAAATCATTTTTCGGCAAATGAAGACATGGATTATTTGTACGGTCAGGGACCGGTAAACAGTTTCAATTTAGTAAACCTGACCGCAAACTATACCTTAAGCACTAGTACATCCCTTGGTCTGGGTATAGAAAACCTGCTGAATACAGATTATTACAACCTAATTTCTCAATGGGCGGCGCGCGATTCAGATTATATTAAGGCCAATGGAACGCGCTTTAATGT